Within Streptomyces sp. SS1-1, the genomic segment ACGTGGACATCAAGTCCGTCCAGCCGAACGTCTCGAAGCCGGCCGTACGCAAGGGCGGTTCCCGCGGCACCTTCGCCACCAGCTGCGGCGTCAACGAGAACGGGCTGTTCAACTCGGACAACGTGATCGTGGCCCCCGGCGTCTCCAACGGCGCCCACCACTTCCACGACTACATCGGCAACCAGTCCAACTCCGCCTTCGCGAGCGACGAGGACCTGGCCAACGCCGAGACCAGCTGTGTGAACCAGAGCGACAAGTCCACCTACTACTGGCCGGTGCTGCGCCTGCAGAACGGCAAGCAGGAGCGGGACGCGGACAAGCCCGGCGGCGGCATCGAGGGCAACGCCGGCGAGATCGTCCGGGCCAAGGAGGTGACGCTGAACTTCGTGGGCAACCCGCGGAGCAAGGTCACCGAGATGCCGCGCCTGCTGCGCATCATCACCGGCGACGCCAAGGCGTTCGTCAACGGCCCGGCCAACGCCAACGCCTCGTGGAGCTGCACCGGGTTCGAGGACCGGCAGCTGAAGGACAAGTACCCGCTGTGCCCGAAGGGCAGTGACGTGGTGCGCACCTTCAAGTTCCAGAGCTGCTGGGACGGCCAGAACATCGACAGCGCCAACCACCGCGCCCACGTGGCGTTCGCGGCGGCCGACGGCAGCTGCGGAAACGGCTTCAAGGCCATCCCGCAGCTCGTGCAGCGGATCGTGTACGACGTCGACGCGCCCAGCCTCCAGGACGGCGGGAAGACCACTCCGCTGTTCGCGGTGGACTCCTTCCCGGAGCAGCTGCACAAGCCCGTCACCGACCACGGCGACTTCATCAACGTCTTCGACGAGAAGCTGATGAGCGAGATGGTCGACTGCATCAACGCGGGACGCACCTGCGGTGTCGGCGCCGGCGACGGTGGCGACGGCGGCAACGGTGACGGTGGCAACGGTGGCGGTGGCAACGGCGGCGGTGGCCAGGAGGAGCCGACCCAGGCTCCCACCACCCCGCCGGCCGACAACGGCGGCGGCAACGGCGGGAACGGCGGCGGCAAGGGCGACGACCAGACGAAGCCGCCCGCCACGCAGGCCCCGACGACCGACGCCCCGGGAACCGGCAGCCCCGACGACGGCAAGAACGGCGGCGGCAAGAACGACGGCGGCAAGAACGACGACGGCGGCAAGAACGACGACGGCGGTAAGAACGACGACGGCGGTAAGGGCGGCGACGGCGGTAAGGGTGGCGCCGGCAACGGTGACGACGGCAACGCCGGCACCGGGCAGGACGACCGGCCGACCGGGTCCGCCACGGTGGCGCCGAAGGTCAGCGGCCAGCCGGACGCCGGGAACGACGCCGGCGACGACGAGGCGGAGGTCATCGGCACTCCCGCGCAGACCCAGCCCCCGACGAGCGACACCGACTCCCTCACGGGCGGTGCGCGCGCGCAGGCGGTCGGCGGCGACCTCGCCGAGACCGGCACCTCGCTCTGGCCCGCCGCGGGCGGAGCGGTGCTGCTGATCGCCGGGTTCGTGGTGCTCATGCGCACCAGGCGTCACGCCCGCTGACGCAGGCACCGACGCGTCGGCGAAGGGCCCGGACCGGGATCACCGGTCCGGGCCCCTCCGCGTCAGGGCGTAGGCAGGCCCGCCGGGCGCGCCGGACGCCCGAGCCGGACCGGCACACCGGGGGAGTAGAGCACGCTGACCGGATCTCCGGCGGGCGCCGGCAGACCGGCCGCCGTGATCAGGTCCTCCTCGCAGGTGAGCACCTCGGCGCGGTGCAGCGGCCAGCGCGGATGGTCGTTCGGCAGGTAGGCCGACGGCCCGGACGCGCCGAAGAACGCGTTGTGCATGCCCCAACGGGCCGTCAGAAAGTGCTCCAGCCCGGTCGGCTCGGCGATCGGCTCCCCGACACGCACGGTGACGAGGCTGGAGGCGCCGCGCGGCCCCGGCCACCTCCGGCGACCGGCGTACGTGACGGTGTCGCCGGCCCGCCGCACGGACATCCGCGACCACAGGTACGGCAGCCGGAAGCCGACGCGGCCCATGACGACCGGGATCAGCCGGGCGGCGTCCATGGAGAGGAACACCACCCCGCGCCGCCCGTGCGCGTCCACCGAGTAGAGCCGCACGTTGGTCTCCGGGAACGTCCCCAGATACGGCACCCCGGGCAGCCCGAGCCAGCCGACCCGATGCATCCGGAAGGCGACGAGACCGACGTAGGTCGCCCCGTCGTAGGTGTCGGGGACGGTGCCGCGCGGCAGCAGCCGGGCCACGGCATCCGGCTCGACCGCCCAGTGCAGAAAGGCGAGATCGAGCCACTGCTGGGTGAGCAGCGGACTGCGGACCCGGGAGGGGGCGTCCGGTGAGACGGGCGACGGCTCGAACACCCGCCCAGCATGCCAGAGCCGCCGCACCGGCCGGCTGGTGATCCGCCCGGATCAGGCCGGGTAGGCGTGGGTCTGGGCCGCCTTGACCGTGGCCCACACCGTCGCGCCGGGCCGCAGGTCGAGTTCGGCGGCGGCGAGCGTCGTCAGGTCGGCGGCCAGCGGGAGTTCACCGGAGAGCGCCGCGCGGATCTGGTCGCCGTGCGTCTCCAGGCCGTCCACCTCGCAGCGCCAGAGGTTGCGGGCGCTGGACCCCGTGGGCCGCTCCCGGTGCAGGGTCACCGCACCCGGCGGGAACGCGACGAAGACCGGGCCCGTCAGCTCCTCGGTGGTCGTGACCACCGGCCCGCCGTCGACCCGTACCGCGTGCCCGTCCGCCTCACCCCGGTAGAGGTTGAGGCCGACCAGCCGGGCGATGTAGTCGCTGCGCGGATGCCGCGCGATGTCGGCCGGGCCGCCCTCCTGGACGACCCGCCCGTCCTCGATGACGACGAGATGGTCGGCCAGCACCATGGCGTCCAGCGGATCATGCGTGACCAGGACGGCGACCGCCTCGAAGTCCGCGAGGTGGTGGCGCAGTCGGGCCCGTACGTCGAGCCGGGTCCGGGCGTCGAGCGCGGCGAGCGGCTCGTCGAGGAGGAGCAGCCGCGGCCGGGTCGCCAGGGCGCGGGCGAGTGCGACCCGCTGGGCCTGCCCACCGGACAGCCGGCGTGGTCTGCTCGCGGCGTGCTCGGCGAGCCCCAACCGCTCCAGCCAGGCGGCGGCCTGCGCACGCGCGGCGGCCTTGGGGACCTTCCGGCAGCGCGGCCCGAACGCCACGTTGTCCAGCGCGGACAGATGCGGGAAGAGCAGATAGTCCTGGAAGACCACGCCGACCGGGCGGGCCTCGGGCGGCGTACGGCCGAGGTCGGCGCCGTCCAGCAGCAGATGCCCGGCGGACAGCGGGACCAGCCCGGCCAGTGCGCGCAGCGCGGTCGTCTTGCCGGCCCCGTTCGGGCCGAGGAGCGCGACCACGTCTCCGGGCGCGGCGCGCAGCGCCACGTCGAGGCGGAAGGCGTCCCGCTGCACGACCAGTCGCGCGTCCAGGCCCTCGCCGTCGCGTGAGGACCCGGTCCTGTGAACCGTCCCGGTCATGAGGCGGTCGTCCAGCGGTCCCGCAGCCCCGCGAGCACCGCGACCGACACCGCGAGCAGGACGAGACTCAGCGCGATCGCCGCCTCCGGGTCGTTCTGCAGGGCCAGGTAAACGGCGAGCGGCATGGTCTGGGTCCGGCCGGGGAAGTTCCCGGCGAAGGTGATGGTCGCCCCGAACTCGCCGAGCGCCCGCGCCCAGGCGAGCACGGCACCGGCCGCGATGCCGGGCGCGACCAGCGGCAGCGTGACCCGGCGGAACGCGGTGAACCGGGAGGCGCCCAGGGTGGCGGCGGCCTCCTCGTAGCGCGGGTCGGCGGCCCGCAGGGTGCCCTCGACGCTGATGACGAGGAACGGCATCGCCACGAACGCCTCGGCCACCACCACCCCCGCCGTGGTGAACGGCAGCGTCACCCCGAACCAGTCGTCCAGCAGACGCCCCGCCACACCGTTGCGGCCGAGCGCCATCAGCAGCGC encodes:
- a CDS encoding DUF1996 domain-containing protein, whose protein sequence is MLGGGGLVAANVYASATEEGGTDPAQTLSTPAGTIDCPDVGTKLTNVPEGAKEDVAKELALLDQQIADAYQRLMNAGQAIERDAAFADNAIMNPLKEKRAATIERIAIAVDRQGDRPEGLDALAACTLRAPETSAPADQAGDGAQNTGDAGQGGQQGGGDQNAGNGGNGQNGNGGQAGNGPVAEDYVDIKSVQPNVSKPAVRKGGSRGTFATSCGVNENGLFNSDNVIVAPGVSNGAHHFHDYIGNQSNSAFASDEDLANAETSCVNQSDKSTYYWPVLRLQNGKQERDADKPGGGIEGNAGEIVRAKEVTLNFVGNPRSKVTEMPRLLRIITGDAKAFVNGPANANASWSCTGFEDRQLKDKYPLCPKGSDVVRTFKFQSCWDGQNIDSANHRAHVAFAAADGSCGNGFKAIPQLVQRIVYDVDAPSLQDGGKTTPLFAVDSFPEQLHKPVTDHGDFINVFDEKLMSEMVDCINAGRTCGVGAGDGGDGGNGDGGNGGGGNGGGGQEEPTQAPTTPPADNGGGNGGNGGGKGDDQTKPPATQAPTTDAPGTGSPDDGKNGGGKNDGGKNDDGGKNDDGGKNDDGGKGGDGGKGGAGNGDDGNAGTGQDDRPTGSATVAPKVSGQPDAGNDAGDDEAEVIGTPAQTQPPTSDTDSLTGGARAQAVGGDLAETGTSLWPAAGGAVLLIAGFVVLMRTRRHAR
- a CDS encoding YqjF family protein produces the protein MFEPSPVSPDAPSRVRSPLLTQQWLDLAFLHWAVEPDAVARLLPRGTVPDTYDGATYVGLVAFRMHRVGWLGLPGVPYLGTFPETNVRLYSVDAHGRRGVVFLSMDAARLIPVVMGRVGFRLPYLWSRMSVRRAGDTVTYAGRRRWPGPRGASSLVTVRVGEPIAEPTGLEHFLTARWGMHNAFFGASGPSAYLPNDHPRWPLHRAEVLTCEEDLITAAGLPAPAGDPVSVLYSPGVPVRLGRPARPAGLPTP
- a CDS encoding ABC transporter ATP-binding protein → MTGTVHRTGSSRDGEGLDARLVVQRDAFRLDVALRAAPGDVVALLGPNGAGKTTALRALAGLVPLSAGHLLLDGADLGRTPPEARPVGVVFQDYLLFPHLSALDNVAFGPRCRKVPKAAARAQAAAWLERLGLAEHAASRPRRLSGGQAQRVALARALATRPRLLLLDEPLAALDARTRLDVRARLRHHLADFEAVAVLVTHDPLDAMVLADHLVVIEDGRVVQEGGPADIARHPRSDYIARLVGLNLYRGEADGHAVRVDGGPVVTTTEELTGPVFVAFPPGAVTLHRERPTGSSARNLWRCEVDGLETHGDQIRAALSGELPLAADLTTLAAAELDLRPGATVWATVKAAQTHAYPA
- the modB gene encoding molybdate ABC transporter permease subunit, with the protein product MEKDVPGLPAGGRRRLRVSRAAPLPLLVPALIGVAFLVLPLVALLVRAPWRSMPELLTSAEVWQALRLSLVCATAATAVSLVVGVPLAWLLARVEFPGRRLVRALVTLPLVLPPVVGGVALLMALGRNGVAGRLLDDWFGVTLPFTTAGVVVAEAFVAMPFLVISVEGTLRAADPRYEEAAATLGASRFTAFRRVTLPLVAPGIAAGAVLAWARALGEFGATITFAGNFPGRTQTMPLAVYLALQNDPEAAIALSLVLLAVSVAVLAGLRDRWTTAS